A section of the Falco biarmicus isolate bFalBia1 chromosome 3, bFalBia1.pri, whole genome shotgun sequence genome encodes:
- the DIPK1C gene encoding divergent protein kinase domain 1C, with the protein MRGIAGFKRLRLKIWRRCTVALLLLWAACWVVVSALLFLLHRSVFSERCTDEKSHRILARLCLDYSSGALTGDLCEDLCVAQKLVYKHCLYYDRGKKVIQADWRGQPIILKSKKEIFSSYQHLSMLEEVETEDFPETELLLMVALEVKNVLGLELSNNTMGPLWMRKKGPHWKAQVASMWSLLQQEEYIYFSLLQDFSKHVLRIIGSCGHFYAVEYLTAGHAWHKTLFPLENVVGLSLAGHRSRVKAITDIALSFLDMVQHFDNDFSHRLHLCDIKPENFAIRHDLTVVAIDVDMAFFEPKMRDILEQNCTGDEDCNFFDCFSKCNLKIRKCGAQRANNNLQVICDKIFRRWFSPNLRGPLVSLPLQLQLQKAVQECAEPGHMDAAGHQRTLKSLSELYHLLQVTQRELQTTE; encoded by the exons ATGAGGGGCATCGCGGGCTTCAAGCGGCTGCGGCTCAAAATCTGGCGGCGATGCACCGTGGcgctcctcctcctctgggcTGCCTGCTGGGTGGTGGTGAGCgccctgctcttcctcctccacagGAGCGTCTTCTCCGAGCGCTGCACGGACGAGAAAAGCCACCGGATCCTGGCGAGGCTG TGTCTTGACTACAGCAGCGGAGCCCTGACTGGCGACCTCTGTGAAGACCTGTGTGTGGCACAGAAGCTGGTGTACAAACACTGCCTTTACTATGACAGAGGTAAGAAGGTTATCCAGGCTGACTGGAGAGGCCAGCCCATCATCCTGAAATCCAAAAAGGAAATCTTCTCCAGCTACCAGCATCTCAGTATGCTGGAGGAGGTGGAAACAGAGGATTTTCCTGAAACAGAGCTTCTGCTGATGGTAGCCTTGGAGGTCAAAAATGTCCTGGGGCTGGAACTATCTAACAATACCATGGGGCCCCTCTGGATGAGGAAGAAGGGACCACATTGGAAAGCACAGGTGGCCAGCATGTGGTCCTTGCTCCAGCAGGAAGAATATATCTACTTCAGTTTGCTGCAGGACTTCAGCAAACACGTGCTGCGAATTATTGGCTCTTGTGGACACTTTTATGCTGTGGAGTATCTCACAGCTGGACATGCCTGGCACAAAActctttttcccttggaaaatgTGGTTGGTCTCTCCCTTGCTGGCCACAGAAGCAGGGTGAAAGCCATCACTGACATTGCACTCAGCTTTCTGGACATGGTGCAGCATTTTGACAATGACTTCTCTCACCGACTTCACCTGTGTGACATCAAACCAGAAAACTTCGCTATCAGGCACGATCTTACA GTGGTGGCCATTGATGTGGATATGGCCTTTTTTGAACCCAAAATGAGGGACATCCTCGAACAGAACTGCACGGGAGATGAagattgtaatttttttgattgcttttcaaaatgcaatctgaaaatcagaaaatgtgGAGCACAGAGAGCCAATAACAACTTGCAA gtaatttgtgacaaaatattccggCGCTGGTTTTCCCCAAATCTCAGAGGACCGTTGGTTTCCctccccctgcagctgcagctgcagaaggctgTGCAGGAGTGTGCCGAGCCGGGGCACATGGACGCTGCCGGGCACCAGAGGACTCTGAAATCGCTCTCTGAGTTATACCACCTGCTTCAGGTCACTCAGCGAGAACTGCAAACGACAGAGTAG